A window from Salminus brasiliensis chromosome 7, fSalBra1.hap2, whole genome shotgun sequence encodes these proteins:
- the LOC140560349 gene encoding zinc finger E-box-binding homeobox 2-like isoform X1, with protein sequence MAEERGGKRRKQANPRRNRVDTEHSLDSEGEDEGCVWGTDVQDERNGQDKMSATASEGTEPSSPTRFARAHSLSPPDERWDETEATGLPTTPGEPDNPAHDMYTQKDAHVLEDWARFGLLMQLKKNSHLPRSQHGQQLNGSIASYHTGAVQDDTPSTLSPGVQESPERKDTDPVSPDPTRTMVQLCPFCQRSCRCETSLREHMKLCQEREGGRSVCPLCGYSTLYRAQMEQHLALHAQVQSKSLVSEPTMEKRKFQCTQCLKAFKYKHHLKEHLRIHSGEKPYECANCKKRFSHSGSYSSHLSSKKCFSGGGSGNGAYFNGHSHHAYLFPSPTSPPAVGSRNIRGRSSPYGPLGQCYPEKLPTQGQESITSTLRTPQGWTGVFKGTTLLPLLQSGGKFEHLLQEMLRKEVGREEQRGKEEGDEVEEREGRGEMPVGAVSCQWCFQIFPNEVVLKQHERYQCRNKDRQIAEQSHCRREGSPLNFSRSSQVPYDTQKTPSTPNGLPRDLSSPQRASWHSVPQQLLVPLQSPMHLRPDPGHPYWPNKETRSPQNSTLMSPTSPSLQERRHPLSSGFSSPPCLDLSVTTSPCQPNQHRPSPRSEGCQSEPLDLSIPKTRTGSDSSKEARKRACNGSSPQMDRRDVESMFRRLTPPPQHQVGGAYTPLFGNTVFSSYPLFNPIMPSALTGMGHNGLTSLPLTPPAPNPGFLSPMTYMLEAEAEAVRKRIQQGEAINQGCLDYFTLIEDGLDGDNGPGRKRLRKTEEGLYACDICDKSFQKSSSLLRHKYEHTGKRPHECQICKKAFKHKHHLIEHSRLHSGEKPYQCDKCGKRFSHSGSYSQHMNHRYAFCSRDHDPDSHGEELVMGDAALYPSPSRELTAEAERAPLSLEEAATFLSDSSLDGAPLGLRIEDEEEEESSLSNHLPERRMERRSTGSEERIGGLEQMSEESEQKKEEESSGAEEQDTKRIHHSSKIKAEQNGDENTDRPEMNIVTV encoded by the exons TTGACACAGAGCACTCTCTGGACTCTGAGGGAGAGGATGAGGGGTGTGTATGGGGGACGGACGTGCAGGATGAAAGAAACGGGCAGGATAAGATGAGTGCGACGGCCAGCGAGGGCACAGAGCCCAGCAGCCCCACTCGCTTTGCCCGTGCTCACAGCCTAAGCCCCCCTGACGAGCGCTGGGACGAAACAGAGGCCACAGGCCTCCCAACCACACCCGGGGAGCCAGACAACCCTGCACACGACATGTACA cgcAGAAAGATGCCCATGTGCTGGAGGACTGGGCTCGTTTTGGCTTACTCATGCAGCTGAAAAAAAACTCCCACCTTCCCCGCTCACAACACGGCCAGCAACTCAACGGCTCCATCGCCTCCTATCACACAGGTGCTGTGCAGGACGACACACCATCCACCCTGTCGCCTGGTGTTCAGGAGTCACCTGAGAGAAAAG ACACCGACCCCGTCAGCCCAGATCCCACGAGGACGATGGTGCAGTTGTGTCCATTTTGCCAGCGGTCATGTCGATGTGAGACTTCTCTAAGAGAACACATGAAGTTGTGCCAGGAACGGGAGGGAGGGCGCAGTGTGTGCCCGCTCTGTGGGTACAGCACTCTCTACAGGGCACAGATGGAGCAGCACCTGGCATTGCATGCCCAGGTTCAGAGCAAG AGTCTGGTGTCTGAGCCCACCATGGAAAAAAGGAAGTTTCAAtgtacacagtgtttaaaagccTTTAAATACAAACATCATCTCAAGGAGCACCTGCGTATTCACAGTG GTGAGAAGCCCTACGAGTGCGCCAACTGCAAGAAGCGTTTCAGTCATTCAGGCTCCTACAGCTCGCACCTTAGCAGCAAGAAGTGTTTTAGTGGGGGCGGGTCAGGGAACGGAGCCTATTTTAATGGTCACTCCCATCACGCCTACCTCTTCCCCTCCCCTACATCGCCCCCTGCAGTTGGAAGCAGGAACATCAGAGGGAGGAGCTCTCCGTATGGCCCGCTAGGTCAGTGCTACCCTGAGAAGCTTCCCACTCAGGGACAGGAATCAATTACCTCTACGCTACGAACTCCACAGGGGTGGACAGGGGTGTTTAAAGGGACCACACTTTTGCCCTTGCTGCAATCCGGCGGCAAGTTCGAACACCTCCTGCAGGAAATGCTGCGCAAAGAGGTGGGAAGGGAAGAGCAGCGAGGGAAGGAGGAAGGAGACGAGGTGGAAGAAAGAGAGGGCAGAGGCGAGATGCCCGTTGGTGCCGTGTCGTGCCAGTGGTGCTTTCAGATCTTTCCGAATGAGGTTGTTCTGAAGCAGCATGAGAGATATCAGTGCAggaacaaagacagacagattgcTGAGCAGTCTCATTGTCGCAGGGAAGGATCACCGCTCAACTTCTCTCGCTCCTCGCAGGTCCCCTACGACACCCAGAAAACACCCTCTACCCCTAATGGACTGCCTAGAGATCTCTCGTCCCCTCAGAGGGCATCTTGGCACTCTGTCCCACAGCAGCTTCTTGTGCCACTACAGTCCCCTATGCACCTCCGCCCAGATCCTGGACACCCTTATTGGCCAAACAAGGAAACCAGAAGCCCTCAAAACTCTACCCTCATGAGTCCCACCTCACCTTCACTACAAGAACGCAGGCACCCGCTCTCCTCAGGCTTCAGCTCTCCACCCTGCCTGGACCTGTCAGTCACCACGTCACCATGTCAACCCAACCAACACAGGCCGTCCCCCCGATCAGAAGGCTGTCAGAGTGAGCCCCTAGACCTCTCAATTCCCAAAACACGTACAGGCTCAGACTCCAGCAAGGAGGCCAGAAAACGAGCCTGCAATGGCAGTTCCCCACAGATGGATCGGAGGGATGTGGAGAGCATGTTTAGGAGGTTAACTCCACCTCCTCAGCATCAAGTGGGCGGGGCCTATACACCATTATTTGGAAACACAGTGTTCAGCAGCTATCCCCTTTTCAATCCTATTATGCCAAGTGCCCTTACAGGAATGGGGCATAATGGTCTCACGTCGCTTCCTCTTACACCACCGGCCCCTAATCCTGGATTTCTGTCACCTATGACATATATGCtggaggcagaggcagaggcagtGAGGAAAAGAATACAGCAG GGTGAAGCAATAAATCAAGGATGTCTCGACTACTTCACTCTGATCGAGGACGGGCTGGATGGGGATAATGGGCCAGGGAGAAAGAGACTAAGGAAGACTGAGGAAGGACTGTATGCGTGTGACATCTGTGACAAAAGCTTCCAGAAGAGCAGCTCTCTGCTGCGCCACAAATATGAACACACAg GCAAACGGCCCCATGAGTGCCAGATCTGCAAAAAAGCATTTAAACACAAGCACCACCTGATCGAGCACAGCCGGCTGCACTCTGGAGAAAAGCCCTACCAATGTGATAAATGTGGCAAGCGTTTCTCTCACTCAGGCTCCTACTCACAGCACATGAACCACCGCTACGCGTTTTGCAGTCGGGACCACGACCCAGACAGCCATGGAGAGGAGCTTGTGATGGGGGACGCGGCCCTCTACCCTAGCCCAAGCAGGGAGCTCACTGCTGAAGCAGAAAGAGCTCCTCTCAGCCTAGAAGAAGCGGCCACGTTCCTCAGCGATTCCAGCCTGGACGGAGCTCCTCTAGGCCTAAGAATAGAGGacgaggaagaagaggagagctCGCTCAGTAACCATTTGCCTGAGAGAAGGATGGAGAGAAGAAGTACAGGGAGTGAGGAGAGGATTGGAGGCCTGGAACAGATGAGCGAAGAAAGTGAGcagaagaaggaagaagaaagtTCAGGGGCTGAAGAACAGGACACGAAAAGGATCcatcacagcagtaaaataaaaGCAGAGCAGAATGGAGATGAAAACACAGACAGGCCAGAGATGAATATAGTGACAGTATGA
- the LOC140560349 gene encoding zinc finger E-box-binding homeobox 2-like isoform X2: protein MSATASEGTEPSSPTRFARAHSLSPPDERWDETEATGLPTTPGEPDNPAHDMYTQKDAHVLEDWARFGLLMQLKKNSHLPRSQHGQQLNGSIASYHTGAVQDDTPSTLSPGVQESPERKDTDPVSPDPTRTMVQLCPFCQRSCRCETSLREHMKLCQEREGGRSVCPLCGYSTLYRAQMEQHLALHAQVQSKSLVSEPTMEKRKFQCTQCLKAFKYKHHLKEHLRIHSGEKPYECANCKKRFSHSGSYSSHLSSKKCFSGGGSGNGAYFNGHSHHAYLFPSPTSPPAVGSRNIRGRSSPYGPLGQCYPEKLPTQGQESITSTLRTPQGWTGVFKGTTLLPLLQSGGKFEHLLQEMLRKEVGREEQRGKEEGDEVEEREGRGEMPVGAVSCQWCFQIFPNEVVLKQHERYQCRNKDRQIAEQSHCRREGSPLNFSRSSQVPYDTQKTPSTPNGLPRDLSSPQRASWHSVPQQLLVPLQSPMHLRPDPGHPYWPNKETRSPQNSTLMSPTSPSLQERRHPLSSGFSSPPCLDLSVTTSPCQPNQHRPSPRSEGCQSEPLDLSIPKTRTGSDSSKEARKRACNGSSPQMDRRDVESMFRRLTPPPQHQVGGAYTPLFGNTVFSSYPLFNPIMPSALTGMGHNGLTSLPLTPPAPNPGFLSPMTYMLEAEAEAVRKRIQQGEAINQGCLDYFTLIEDGLDGDNGPGRKRLRKTEEGLYACDICDKSFQKSSSLLRHKYEHTGKRPHECQICKKAFKHKHHLIEHSRLHSGEKPYQCDKCGKRFSHSGSYSQHMNHRYAFCSRDHDPDSHGEELVMGDAALYPSPSRELTAEAERAPLSLEEAATFLSDSSLDGAPLGLRIEDEEEEESSLSNHLPERRMERRSTGSEERIGGLEQMSEESEQKKEEESSGAEEQDTKRIHHSSKIKAEQNGDENTDRPEMNIVTV, encoded by the exons ATGAGTGCGACGGCCAGCGAGGGCACAGAGCCCAGCAGCCCCACTCGCTTTGCCCGTGCTCACAGCCTAAGCCCCCCTGACGAGCGCTGGGACGAAACAGAGGCCACAGGCCTCCCAACCACACCCGGGGAGCCAGACAACCCTGCACACGACATGTACA cgcAGAAAGATGCCCATGTGCTGGAGGACTGGGCTCGTTTTGGCTTACTCATGCAGCTGAAAAAAAACTCCCACCTTCCCCGCTCACAACACGGCCAGCAACTCAACGGCTCCATCGCCTCCTATCACACAGGTGCTGTGCAGGACGACACACCATCCACCCTGTCGCCTGGTGTTCAGGAGTCACCTGAGAGAAAAG ACACCGACCCCGTCAGCCCAGATCCCACGAGGACGATGGTGCAGTTGTGTCCATTTTGCCAGCGGTCATGTCGATGTGAGACTTCTCTAAGAGAACACATGAAGTTGTGCCAGGAACGGGAGGGAGGGCGCAGTGTGTGCCCGCTCTGTGGGTACAGCACTCTCTACAGGGCACAGATGGAGCAGCACCTGGCATTGCATGCCCAGGTTCAGAGCAAG AGTCTGGTGTCTGAGCCCACCATGGAAAAAAGGAAGTTTCAAtgtacacagtgtttaaaagccTTTAAATACAAACATCATCTCAAGGAGCACCTGCGTATTCACAGTG GTGAGAAGCCCTACGAGTGCGCCAACTGCAAGAAGCGTTTCAGTCATTCAGGCTCCTACAGCTCGCACCTTAGCAGCAAGAAGTGTTTTAGTGGGGGCGGGTCAGGGAACGGAGCCTATTTTAATGGTCACTCCCATCACGCCTACCTCTTCCCCTCCCCTACATCGCCCCCTGCAGTTGGAAGCAGGAACATCAGAGGGAGGAGCTCTCCGTATGGCCCGCTAGGTCAGTGCTACCCTGAGAAGCTTCCCACTCAGGGACAGGAATCAATTACCTCTACGCTACGAACTCCACAGGGGTGGACAGGGGTGTTTAAAGGGACCACACTTTTGCCCTTGCTGCAATCCGGCGGCAAGTTCGAACACCTCCTGCAGGAAATGCTGCGCAAAGAGGTGGGAAGGGAAGAGCAGCGAGGGAAGGAGGAAGGAGACGAGGTGGAAGAAAGAGAGGGCAGAGGCGAGATGCCCGTTGGTGCCGTGTCGTGCCAGTGGTGCTTTCAGATCTTTCCGAATGAGGTTGTTCTGAAGCAGCATGAGAGATATCAGTGCAggaacaaagacagacagattgcTGAGCAGTCTCATTGTCGCAGGGAAGGATCACCGCTCAACTTCTCTCGCTCCTCGCAGGTCCCCTACGACACCCAGAAAACACCCTCTACCCCTAATGGACTGCCTAGAGATCTCTCGTCCCCTCAGAGGGCATCTTGGCACTCTGTCCCACAGCAGCTTCTTGTGCCACTACAGTCCCCTATGCACCTCCGCCCAGATCCTGGACACCCTTATTGGCCAAACAAGGAAACCAGAAGCCCTCAAAACTCTACCCTCATGAGTCCCACCTCACCTTCACTACAAGAACGCAGGCACCCGCTCTCCTCAGGCTTCAGCTCTCCACCCTGCCTGGACCTGTCAGTCACCACGTCACCATGTCAACCCAACCAACACAGGCCGTCCCCCCGATCAGAAGGCTGTCAGAGTGAGCCCCTAGACCTCTCAATTCCCAAAACACGTACAGGCTCAGACTCCAGCAAGGAGGCCAGAAAACGAGCCTGCAATGGCAGTTCCCCACAGATGGATCGGAGGGATGTGGAGAGCATGTTTAGGAGGTTAACTCCACCTCCTCAGCATCAAGTGGGCGGGGCCTATACACCATTATTTGGAAACACAGTGTTCAGCAGCTATCCCCTTTTCAATCCTATTATGCCAAGTGCCCTTACAGGAATGGGGCATAATGGTCTCACGTCGCTTCCTCTTACACCACCGGCCCCTAATCCTGGATTTCTGTCACCTATGACATATATGCtggaggcagaggcagaggcagtGAGGAAAAGAATACAGCAG GGTGAAGCAATAAATCAAGGATGTCTCGACTACTTCACTCTGATCGAGGACGGGCTGGATGGGGATAATGGGCCAGGGAGAAAGAGACTAAGGAAGACTGAGGAAGGACTGTATGCGTGTGACATCTGTGACAAAAGCTTCCAGAAGAGCAGCTCTCTGCTGCGCCACAAATATGAACACACAg GCAAACGGCCCCATGAGTGCCAGATCTGCAAAAAAGCATTTAAACACAAGCACCACCTGATCGAGCACAGCCGGCTGCACTCTGGAGAAAAGCCCTACCAATGTGATAAATGTGGCAAGCGTTTCTCTCACTCAGGCTCCTACTCACAGCACATGAACCACCGCTACGCGTTTTGCAGTCGGGACCACGACCCAGACAGCCATGGAGAGGAGCTTGTGATGGGGGACGCGGCCCTCTACCCTAGCCCAAGCAGGGAGCTCACTGCTGAAGCAGAAAGAGCTCCTCTCAGCCTAGAAGAAGCGGCCACGTTCCTCAGCGATTCCAGCCTGGACGGAGCTCCTCTAGGCCTAAGAATAGAGGacgaggaagaagaggagagctCGCTCAGTAACCATTTGCCTGAGAGAAGGATGGAGAGAAGAAGTACAGGGAGTGAGGAGAGGATTGGAGGCCTGGAACAGATGAGCGAAGAAAGTGAGcagaagaaggaagaagaaagtTCAGGGGCTGAAGAACAGGACACGAAAAGGATCcatcacagcagtaaaataaaaGCAGAGCAGAATGGAGATGAAAACACAGACAGGCCAGAGATGAATATAGTGACAGTATGA